GTCATGAGCGACCTGAAGCTGTTTTTCCGTTACATCACTCCGTCGATGCTCGGGATGCTGATTGCAGGGGTATACAGCATCGTGGATATTTTTTTCGTCGGCATCGCGGTGGGCGAAGAGGGATTGGCGGCGATCTCGCTTGCCTTCCCGGTCGTGATGCTGGTCTACGGCATCGGCGACATGATCGGCACCGGTGCGGGAATCCTGATTTCCCGGGAACGCGGCTGCGGGAATGCTGCCGAGGCGAACCGTTTTTTCAACCGGATGCTGCTGATGGAGCTGCTCGCGGGGGTTCTGCTGCCGCTGCTGGTCATTCCCTGGCTCGGTCTGATCCTGACCGGTTCCGGCGCGACGCCGGAGCTGCTGCCGGGGGCGTACAGCTATACGGCGATCCTGCTCGGCGCGGGCGTCATGCAGATGGTGGCGATGGGGCTGATGACCGCGATCCGCAACGACGGACGGCCGATTCTGGCCATGTGGCTGGTCGTGGTCGGGCTGGTCGGCAACATCGGGCTCGATGCGCTTTTCATGATCGGGCTCGGCTGGGGGCTGGTCGGCGCGGCCGTGGCGACGGTGCTCGCACAGGGGATGGCGATGCTCTGTTCGCTGGGCTATTTTTTCACGCGCTATGCGGGGCTGGGCGTGCGCATCCGGGAGATGCGGCTTTCGCGGGAGTGCGGCCGGATTCTTTCGCTCGGCATTCCGACGTTCGGCAACCAGCTTTCGATCGGCGCGATGCTGTTCTTCCACAACTGGCAGAGTCTCGCCTACGGCGGCGTAGTGGCGCTCGCCGCCTACACGGTCATCAGCACGGTCGAATCGGTCGGTTCGATGCTCATGACCGGCATGGGGGCCGGAGTTCAGCCGCTGGTGAGTTACTTCTTCGGCGGCGGCCGCTGCCGACGCGGACACCGGATCGGCAATTACGGAATGGTTTCGGCCTTTCTGCTCGGCATTGTGATGATGTTCGCTTCCATGGTCGCCTGCCGCTTCGTGCCGTGGAGCATGGGGCTCTCCGGCGAGGCGGCGGAGGAGGCGGCGCACGGAATTCTGATCGGGTCGTCCGCGTTCCTGCTGCTGGGCGTGGTCCGGGTCGGCAGCGTTTATTTTCAGGCTTCGGGCCGGATTATTCCGGCTTCGATCTTGATTTACGGCGATTCCTTCTGTATATTGCCGTTGTGTCTGCTGGTGCTGCCGCTCTTTTTCGGACTCAACGGAGTCTGGGCGGCGATGCCGGTGTCACGGATTTTTCTCTTCGGGCTGCTGCTGTTCTTCCTGCGGCGGCGCCGGGAAGGGAACAGCATGAGGGTTTTGAATGGGTGTTGACAGAACATACGCGATCCGGCAGCACAGGCGGTTCATGGACAGCTGGTTCAAGCTCGACCGCAACTATTGCCGGCTGCTGAAAAGATGGGATATTTCAATCAATACGCTCTGGGTGCTCGAGCATCTGCAGCGCCATCCGGAGGGCGGGGAGCCGGCCGTGCTGGCCGATCAGGTCAATATGTTGCGCCAGACGATGACGCTGACGCTCGACCAGCTGGAAAAGCGCGGCTATCTGTGCCGCACACCGCATAAGACCGACCGCCGCCGCAAGATCGTGACGCTGACTCCGGCAGGGCAGGCGTTTGCCGCCGAGGTTCTCGATGTGGTGACGGGGTTCGAGCTGGCGGCGATGGAAGCGCTGACTGGCGAAGAACTCGAAGCGCTGGTCGAGAACTCCGTGAAGTATCAGGAAGCGTTCGAAAAGAGCCTCGAAAGCGAAAGTAAAAACGGCAGCGGCGAATAGCCGGGGAGGGGAAAGCGATGCGTTTCCCCTGGTCCCGGAATCCGTTTATGGAATGACGCCGAGGTTTTTCAGGTCTTTCTCGAGCTTTTCGGGATTGAACACTTCGCCCGGGCGCCATTTGCCGTTGTATTCGAGGGTCGGGACAACCCAGTCGTCGCCGCCGTTCACATCGATGACTTTTTCGATGACGTTCCGGGATTCCTCCTCAATCTCATGATAATCGAATGGAATGTTGTGCTCCTTGAGCCATTCCACCGCATGTCTTGTATGGGGACACTGGTCCCAGCCGTAAACCTGCAGTACCATATTGCACCTCCTCTTCTTAAAGGTTGCTTTTATCATAGCATGACTTTCCGTGAAATACAAGTTCGGGAGGCGATTATCCGCCGATCTTCGCGCGGTTCCGGAAAGCGTCGACGCCGTCGGCGATCGCTTCGGCCGTCCGCTGCTGCGCGGCCGGGTCGGCAAGCTTTTTCTCCTCTTCGGGATTCGAGATGAATCCGGCTTCGACCAGCAGGGCCGGGCAGGCGGAACGGACCAGCACCCGGAAGCGGGCGAACCGGATGCCCCGGTCCGGCAGCCCGGATTTCTCGATGAGGCGCGACTGGATTTCACGGGCCAGAATCATATCGTTCCAGAGCGAACGTGCCGCCTGCGGCACGGCCGGCGGTCTGCTGTCCGCCGGGTCGTTGGTGCTCGGCACGCCGTCCGGCGTCAGCAGGTAAATCTCGGCGCCGGAGACCGTTTTGTCGCGCGCGGAGTTGTGGTGGATCGACAGGAACAGATCCGCATCGCGTTCACCCGGCAGGTCGCCGCGCGCGTTGAGCGGCAGGAACCGGTCGTCGTCGCGGGTCATGATGACCCGGCAGCCGCGCTTCTCCAGTTCGGCGCGGAGCTTCCGGGCGAGGGCGAGATTCAGCTCCTTCTCCTGGTGCAGCGTTCCCGGCGCGCCGATCTCCCGGCCGCCGTGACCGGGGTCGATGACGATGGTGCGGAGCGGACGTTTGAGGCGGGGCGTCATGGAAAGCAGCGGTTCGATGACGGTTTTCCGATCGGTCCCGGTCACTTCTCCGCCGGCGCCCGCGGGCGTGGTCAGATAAACGAGCGTGCCGTTGATGCGGCCTTCGCGTCTGCCGGGTTCGAGCTTCAGGCAGTTGCGTCCTTTCTTGTGCAGAAACGGGTCCGAGCTGCATCCGGCGGGGAACAGCAGCAGGAGTCCGAAGAGAAAAAGCGGCAGGAGGCCGCGGCATCCGGGTCCGGGTGTTTGCATATCATCCTCCATCTGGTTGACCGGATAAAGTATATCATGCCGGAGGCGCGAAAGCAAACTTGAAAACCGGCTGCGCCGGATTATCTTATGCTGTTACCGCATGAAACCGGAAAGGAGAGGTGAAGGGATATGGGCGAGACGCCGTCCAGGTCCGATATCAGCCCGGCGGACGGGGAAAACCTCGACGAAGCGTGGGCGCTGAACCATTTCTTCGGAAAGAGCCTTGAGAACGTAACCGCGCTTTTCCTGAGCGACGGCGGGATTGCGGGACGCCGAGCTGCATCGCCGGAGCGCTGGAGCTTCGGCTGGAGTATGAGCCGGAGGCGGTCCGCGGTATCGGCGGCCCGGTTCTCCGCTGCCTCGAATCCAGCCACTCCGGTTTTGATTTCTCCGGCGGGGACGATCTTTACGGAGAACTCAGGATGCGGCCGGAGGTGCTGAAGAAGCGGATTGCGGCGCTGCTGTAACCCGGATCTTGCATGAAATGTGCGCCAAGCGGTTTCGTTTTCAATTTTTTTTCGCGGCGGACTTGCAAAAGCCGCACCGCGACATTATATTGACTCCATCATGAAGAATCTTTTCCGCACACAGCTTTTATTGGCCGAAACAGTCACTGTTACCGGCCCGGCCGCAGCATAACTCGGAGATGCGGCCGGGCTCGCAGCAGCGGCGACGTCCGTTGCACCCTCTTCTGAGAACCCCTCCCGGCGTTCGTTCCTGATTTCCCATTGGGACCATGTTGTCCCGGA
The Victivallis lenta DNA segment above includes these coding regions:
- a CDS encoding MATE family efflux transporter, with product MSDLKLFFRYITPSMLGMLIAGVYSIVDIFFVGIAVGEEGLAAISLAFPVVMLVYGIGDMIGTGAGILISRERGCGNAAEANRFFNRMLLMELLAGVLLPLLVIPWLGLILTGSGATPELLPGAYSYTAILLGAGVMQMVAMGLMTAIRNDGRPILAMWLVVVGLVGNIGLDALFMIGLGWGLVGAAVATVLAQGMAMLCSLGYFFTRYAGLGVRIREMRLSRECGRILSLGIPTFGNQLSIGAMLFFHNWQSLAYGGVVALAAYTVISTVESVGSMLMTGMGAGVQPLVSYFFGGGRCRRGHRIGNYGMVSAFLLGIVMMFASMVACRFVPWSMGLSGEAAEEAAHGILIGSSAFLLLGVVRVGSVYFQASGRIIPASILIYGDSFCILPLCLLVLPLFFGLNGVWAAMPVSRIFLFGLLLFFLRRRREGNSMRVLNGC
- a CDS encoding MarR family winged helix-turn-helix transcriptional regulator — encoded protein: MGVDRTYAIRQHRRFMDSWFKLDRNYCRLLKRWDISINTLWVLEHLQRHPEGGEPAVLADQVNMLRQTMTLTLDQLEKRGYLCRTPHKTDRRRKIVTLTPAGQAFAAEVLDVVTGFELAAMEALTGEELEALVENSVKYQEAFEKSLESESKNGSGE
- a CDS encoding glutaredoxin family protein, whose protein sequence is MVLQVYGWDQCPHTRHAVEWLKEHNIPFDYHEIEEESRNVIEKVIDVNGGDDWVVPTLEYNGKWRPGEVFNPEKLEKDLKNLGVIP
- a CDS encoding N-acetylmuramoyl-L-alanine amidase family protein produces the protein MQTPGPGCRGLLPLFLFGLLLLFPAGCSSDPFLHKKGRNCLKLEPGRREGRINGTLVYLTTPAGAGGEVTGTDRKTVIEPLLSMTPRLKRPLRTIVIDPGHGGREIGAPGTLHQEKELNLALARKLRAELEKRGCRVIMTRDDDRFLPLNARGDLPGERDADLFLSIHHNSARDKTVSGAEIYLLTPDGVPSTNDPADSRPPAVPQAARSLWNDMILAREIQSRLIEKSGLPDRGIRFARFRVLVRSACPALLVEAGFISNPEEEKKLADPAAQQRTAEAIADGVDAFRNRAKIGG